Proteins encoded within one genomic window of Nonomuraea gerenzanensis:
- a CDS encoding ABC transporter permease, translated as MSAFRAALRLSRRDALRARGRTALVMIMIGLPVLAITALLTLSETTNLTPREELPSRLGSVADAAVHAHTTTLPVKQDPAGRFGHQDPNKTGPPARWTAAEVSRLIGGRVLPFYDYSTDARLPDGADRVDLLEIDLRDPLSTGMRTLADGRLPASPQEIAVTPALLDRGVTVGGTLPLTKRAEPKRVVGVIEDPTRPGVMEVVGLYGSVLAKKTDPQGEGWLVDTPAPVTWKKVRELNQVGLRVASRAVTESPRADRYQYSVTTGDELLWLAIAVLLVVTETVLLAGPAFAVGLRRRRRELATIAAQGGSPGHLRTIVLADGLVLGGVAALLGVALGIGAGAVAESIAARSLDWRSGPVDVPWAQVLGVAALGLVSALVAALAPAITAGRQSPARVLAGRPDEVRDRAARPLFGLVLLVLGAGAAIYLSGRSELLVVAASTVALFGLIALMPWLVRRTGPLAARLPLPARLSVRDATRHRARTVSAVAAVMAATMGAVTVGLAYTSTYAAEKRMNRLEAPEGTLIVTASDVDEATWAKLRAVTQERLPGASPVPAQEAVDGDGRSQAVMLQLASEDCQGSCERYGASYFDVPVGDARLLALLQGRSDPQAAAALAAGRIVVFDPRLVSDGTVSMTLISKGEDSRKGATMRVPAVVARGAQAEQGGAVVPASVLTAAGFTTVERRIYVEPTAVDPALRDQEAVDRFNRELQTVTSFVYAALAEDYTGMKLATLLTAALAAAVVLVLGGTFAATGLAVADMRRDLDTLSAVGGRPLTRRLVVAAQAGYIAGLGAVIGLVAGAITGSALSVSMASMWREGSPIVVPWAFLATLVLGLPLLAALISGLFTRTRMELARRVA; from the coding sequence ATGAGCGCCTTCCGCGCCGCGCTGCGCCTCTCCCGCAGGGACGCGCTGCGCGCCAGGGGCCGCACCGCTCTCGTCATGATCATGATCGGGCTGCCCGTCCTGGCCATCACGGCGCTGCTGACGCTGTCGGAGACCACGAACCTGACGCCACGCGAGGAGCTGCCGTCCCGCCTGGGCTCGGTGGCCGACGCGGCCGTCCATGCCCACACGACCACGCTGCCGGTCAAGCAGGACCCGGCCGGCCGCTTCGGCCACCAGGACCCGAACAAGACCGGACCGCCGGCTCGATGGACGGCCGCCGAGGTGAGCCGCCTGATCGGTGGCAGGGTGCTCCCGTTCTACGACTACAGCACCGACGCCCGGCTCCCGGACGGCGCCGACAGGGTGGACCTGCTGGAGATCGATCTGCGCGACCCGCTCAGCACCGGCATGAGGACGCTGGCCGACGGCAGGCTCCCGGCCTCGCCACAGGAGATCGCGGTCACGCCCGCGCTGCTCGACCGCGGGGTGACCGTGGGCGGCACGCTCCCGCTCACCAAGCGCGCGGAGCCCAAGCGGGTGGTCGGCGTCATCGAGGACCCCACCCGGCCGGGCGTCATGGAGGTGGTCGGCCTGTACGGCTCGGTGCTGGCGAAGAAGACCGACCCGCAGGGCGAGGGCTGGCTCGTCGACACCCCGGCGCCGGTCACCTGGAAGAAGGTGCGCGAGCTGAACCAGGTGGGGCTGCGCGTGGCCTCCCGCGCGGTGACCGAGAGCCCGCGCGCCGACAGGTACCAGTACTCCGTCACCACGGGCGACGAGCTGCTCTGGCTCGCCATCGCCGTGCTCCTCGTCGTCACCGAGACGGTCCTGCTGGCGGGCCCCGCGTTCGCGGTGGGGCTGCGCCGGCGCAGGCGGGAGCTGGCCACGATCGCCGCGCAGGGCGGCTCTCCCGGGCACCTGCGCACGATCGTGCTGGCCGACGGCCTCGTGCTGGGTGGCGTGGCGGCCCTGCTGGGCGTCGCGCTGGGCATCGGCGCGGGGGCGGTGGCGGAGTCGATCGCGGCCCGGTCGCTGGACTGGCGCAGCGGCCCGGTCGACGTGCCGTGGGCACAGGTGCTCGGTGTCGCCGCGCTCGGCCTGGTCAGCGCGCTGGTCGCGGCGCTGGCCCCGGCGATCACGGCGGGGCGGCAGAGCCCGGCCAGGGTGCTCGCCGGCCGCCCGGACGAGGTGCGCGACCGTGCGGCCCGCCCGCTGTTCGGCCTCGTGCTCCTGGTGCTCGGGGCGGGCGCGGCGATCTACCTGTCGGGCAGGAGCGAGCTGCTCGTGGTGGCGGCGTCCACGGTGGCCCTGTTCGGGCTCATCGCGCTGATGCCCTGGCTGGTCCGGCGCACCGGGCCGCTGGCCGCGCGCCTGCCGCTGCCGGCGCGCCTGTCGGTCCGTGACGCCACCCGCCACCGAGCCCGCACGGTCTCGGCGGTGGCCGCCGTCATGGCCGCCACCATGGGCGCGGTCACCGTCGGCCTGGCCTACACCAGCACGTACGCCGCAGAAAAGCGGATGAACCGGCTCGAAGCGCCGGAAGGCACCTTGATCGTGACCGCGTCCGATGTGGACGAGGCGACCTGGGCCAAGCTCCGGGCCGTCACCCAGGAGAGGCTGCCAGGTGCGAGCCCCGTGCCCGCGCAGGAGGCCGTGGACGGCGACGGGCGAAGCCAGGCGGTGATGCTTCAGCTCGCTTCCGAGGACTGTCAAGGCTCCTGCGAGCGGTACGGTGCGTCCTACTTCGACGTCCCGGTGGGCGACGCCCGGCTGCTCGCCCTGCTCCAGGGCCGCAGTGATCCGCAGGCGGCGGCGGCCCTCGCGGCCGGCAGGATCGTGGTCTTCGACCCCCGGCTGGTCAGCGACGGCACCGTGAGCATGACGCTGATCAGCAAGGGCGAGGACTCCCGCAAGGGGGCGACGATGCGGGTGCCGGCCGTGGTGGCGCGGGGAGCCCAGGCCGAGCAGGGCGGTGCCGTGGTGCCCGCCTCGGTGCTGACGGCGGCCGGGTTCACGACGGTCGAGCGGCGGATCTACGTCGAGCCCACGGCGGTGGATCCCGCCCTGCGCGACCAGGAGGCCGTGGACCGCTTCAACCGCGAGCTGCAGACGGTGACGAGTTTCGTCTACGCCGCGCTGGCCGAGGACTACACCGGCATGAAGCTCGCCACCCTCCTTACGGCGGCGCTGGCCGCGGCGGTGGTCCTGGTGCTCGGTGGCACGTTCGCCGCGACGGGGCTCGCCGTGGCCGACATGCGCCGTGACCTCGACACCCTGTCGGCCGTGGGCGGCCGGCCGCTGACCCGCAGGCTGGTGGTGGCGGCGCAGGCCGGCTACATCGCGGGGCTGGGCGCCGTCATCGGGCTGGTCGCCGGCGCGATCACCGGAAGCGCGCTGTCGGTGTCCATGGCCTCGATGTGGCGGGAGGGCAGCCCGATCGTCGTGCCGTGGGCGTTCCTGGCCACGCTGGTGCTCGGCCTGCCGCTGCTGGCGGCCCTGATCTCGGGGCTGTTCACCCGGACGAGGATGGAGCTGGCGCGGCGGGTGGCGTGA
- a CDS encoding ABC transporter ATP-binding protein: MSVVELRDVTREHGQVHALKGVSLEVGAGELVAVMGPSGSGKSTLLNVAGGLDRPTSGAVMIEGEDLSRVKDLAALRRGHVGYVFQDLNLIPSLTAAENVMLPRELDGVRAGRARGEALAVLAEVGVEEIADRFPEELSGGQRQRVAIARALVGERRLLLADEPTGALDTATGDEILELLRARCDAGAAVLLVTHEPRYAAWADRVIYLRDGLVAESSAVRLESSR; the protein is encoded by the coding sequence ATGAGTGTGGTGGAGCTGCGGGACGTCACCCGCGAGCACGGGCAGGTGCACGCGCTGAAGGGGGTGAGCCTGGAGGTCGGGGCGGGCGAGCTGGTCGCCGTCATGGGCCCGTCGGGCTCGGGCAAGTCCACGCTGCTCAACGTGGCGGGCGGCCTCGACCGGCCCACCTCGGGAGCGGTGATGATCGAGGGCGAGGACCTGTCCCGGGTCAAGGACCTGGCAGCGCTCAGGCGCGGCCACGTCGGCTACGTCTTCCAGGACCTGAACCTGATCCCGTCGCTGACCGCCGCCGAGAACGTGATGCTGCCCAGGGAGCTCGACGGTGTGCGCGCCGGGCGGGCCCGCGGCGAGGCGCTGGCCGTGCTGGCGGAGGTGGGCGTCGAGGAGATCGCCGACCGCTTCCCCGAGGAGCTGTCCGGCGGGCAGCGCCAGCGGGTGGCCATCGCCAGGGCGCTGGTCGGCGAGCGGCGGCTGCTGCTGGCCGACGAGCCGACGGGGGCGCTCGACACGGCCACCGGCGACGAGATCCTGGAGCTGCTGCGTGCCCGCTGCGACGCCGGCGCGGCCGTGCTGCTCGTCACCCACGAGCCACGCTACGCCGCCTGGGCCGACCGGGTGATCTACCTGCGTGACGGGCTCGTCGCCGAGTCGAGCGCCGTGCGGCTGGAGAGCTCCAGATGA
- a CDS encoding PadR family transcriptional regulator, with product MSIRHGLLALLSGGPRYGYQLRVEFEASTGATWPLNIGQVYTTLSRLERDGLVAPEGADEQGRAVYTITEAGREELARWFSTPVAQTDRPRDELAIKVAMAVAGGVDVAEVIHTQRGATMRALQELTRAKRAATGGLAQRLVLDSLIFKAEAEQRWLDHCEAVSKEKNR from the coding sequence ATGTCGATCAGGCACGGGCTGCTGGCGTTGCTCAGCGGCGGACCGAGATACGGCTATCAGCTGCGGGTGGAGTTCGAGGCGTCCACGGGGGCGACCTGGCCGTTGAACATCGGCCAGGTCTACACGACGCTCTCCCGGCTGGAGCGAGACGGGCTCGTCGCGCCGGAGGGCGCGGACGAGCAGGGCCGCGCGGTCTACACGATCACCGAGGCCGGTCGGGAGGAGCTGGCGCGATGGTTCAGCACCCCCGTCGCGCAGACCGACCGGCCTCGGGACGAGCTCGCGATCAAGGTGGCGATGGCGGTGGCGGGTGGCGTGGACGTCGCCGAGGTCATCCACACGCAGCGCGGCGCCACCATGCGCGCGCTGCAGGAGCTCACGCGGGCCAAACGGGCCGCCACCGGCGGGCTGGCGCAGCGGCTGGTGCTCGATTCGTTGATCTTCAAGGCCGAGGCGGAGCAGCGCTGGCTGGACCACTGCGAGGCCGTTTCCAAGGAGAAGAACCGATGA
- a CDS encoding DUF1707 and FHA domain-containing protein yields the protein MSSTHPPFRASDGERDRAIDELRERAVEGRISHDTFVGRVDQALRARSRGELDELVADLPRRATIRQRLTDAVSSVSEFTTRLQSAWRRPRLPRLALPDDDRLRYVVGRGSACDLVLSDLTVSRVHAELRREGDGGWMLVDLGSLNGTRLNGWRLVGPARVKSGDEVSFGDCGFMVTSQQPT from the coding sequence ATGAGCTCCACGCATCCGCCCTTTCGCGCCTCAGATGGGGAACGTGACCGTGCGATCGACGAGCTCAGGGAACGCGCCGTAGAGGGCCGCATCTCGCACGACACCTTCGTGGGGCGGGTCGACCAGGCGTTGCGGGCGCGCAGCAGGGGCGAGCTCGACGAGCTGGTCGCGGACCTGCCGAGGCGGGCCACGATCCGGCAGCGGCTCACCGACGCCGTCTCCTCGGTCTCCGAGTTCACCACCAGGCTGCAGTCCGCCTGGCGGCGGCCCCGGCTGCCCCGGCTGGCGCTGCCCGACGACGATCGCCTGCGTTACGTGGTGGGCCGCGGGTCGGCCTGCGACCTCGTGCTGTCGGACCTGACGGTCTCCCGGGTGCACGCCGAGCTGCGCCGCGAGGGCGACGGAGGCTGGATGCTGGTCGATCTCGGCTCGCTCAACGGCACCCGGCTCAACGGCTGGCGGCTGGTGGGCCCCGCGCGGGTGAAGTCCGGCGACGAGGTGTCGTTCGGTGACTGCGGGTTCATGGTGACGTCGCAGCAGCCCACCTGA